A region from the Cryptosporangium arvum DSM 44712 genome encodes:
- a CDS encoding DeoR/GlpR family DNA-binding transcription regulator, whose product MHHSERQRRILSTARSAGYTDVAKLVADLAVAPETIRRDLRILERRGLLKRTHGGAYPVETARFETSLATRTTRYLGEKRRVASAAIERIGSARTIFIDEGFTPQLIAQELPQDRPLTVVTASLGAAAALAHNTAVSVILLGGRVRGRTLATVDFWGTDMLSGLDIDLAFLGANGISLQHGLTTPDPAVADVKAQVVRASRRRVFIGVHEKFGVCSFCRFAEIPDLEAIVTDAALPGEEAERYMRVGPQVYRA is encoded by the coding sequence GTGCACCACTCGGAACGACAACGCCGCATCCTGTCCACAGCACGCAGCGCGGGATATACCGACGTCGCGAAGCTGGTCGCGGATCTCGCGGTGGCCCCCGAGACGATTCGGCGTGATCTCCGCATACTGGAACGCCGCGGTCTGCTGAAGAGGACACATGGCGGTGCCTATCCGGTCGAGACAGCCCGCTTCGAGACCAGTCTGGCCACCCGGACCACCCGCTATCTCGGCGAGAAGCGCCGGGTCGCGTCGGCGGCGATCGAACGGATCGGCAGCGCACGCACGATCTTCATCGACGAGGGTTTCACTCCGCAGCTCATCGCGCAGGAGTTGCCCCAGGATCGACCCCTCACCGTGGTGACCGCCTCGCTGGGTGCCGCCGCGGCCCTCGCCCACAACACCGCCGTCAGCGTGATTCTGCTGGGCGGCCGGGTGCGCGGCCGCACGCTGGCCACTGTCGACTTCTGGGGCACGGACATGCTGTCGGGGTTGGACATCGACCTGGCGTTCCTCGGCGCGAACGGCATCTCGCTCCAGCACGGACTCACCACTCCCGACCCGGCCGTCGCCGACGTGAAGGCGCAGGTGGTCCGAGCCTCGAGACGGCGCGTGTTCATCGGGGTCCACGAGAAGTTCGGTGTCTGCAGCTTCTGCCGTTTCGCCGAGATACCCGACCTCGAGGCGATCGTGACCGACGCCGCGCTACCCGGCGAGGAGGCCGAGCGGTACATGCGAGTAGGGCCTCAGGTCTATCGCGCGTGA
- a CDS encoding ATP-binding cassette domain-containing protein: MIDVTGLTKRYGSTTVVDDLSFTVRAGQVTGFLGPNGAGKTTTMRMIVRLAAPDGGSVTIDGRRYSDLPTPLTEVGTLLDAGAVHGARKAYDHLLALAVSNGLPRRRVDEVLARTGMDSAARKRAGEFSLGMRQRLGIAAALLGDPPVLIFDEPVNGLDPEGIRWVRELMRSLAAEGRGVLVSSHLMSEMAQTADHLVVVGRGKLIADTPMSDFMRAAGGGTVQVRVDDPGALALRLTAAGATVRNGLESSLVVSGVTAGEIGAAAAGLGLVLSELTPQRASLEDAFMELTSDSVEYQGVVA; this comes from the coding sequence ATGATCGACGTAACTGGACTGACGAAACGATACGGCTCCACGACGGTGGTGGACGACCTGTCGTTCACCGTGCGAGCCGGGCAGGTCACCGGCTTCCTCGGCCCGAACGGTGCGGGAAAGACCACCACTATGCGCATGATCGTGCGACTGGCCGCCCCGGACGGCGGCTCCGTCACGATCGACGGCCGCCGGTACAGCGACCTCCCGACGCCGCTGACCGAGGTGGGCACGCTGCTCGACGCCGGCGCGGTGCACGGAGCGCGGAAGGCGTACGACCACCTGCTGGCGCTCGCGGTCAGCAACGGCCTCCCCCGGCGACGCGTCGACGAGGTGCTGGCCCGAACCGGAATGGACAGCGCGGCGCGCAAACGGGCCGGCGAGTTCTCGCTCGGCATGCGGCAGCGCCTCGGCATCGCGGCGGCTCTGCTCGGCGACCCACCGGTCCTGATCTTCGACGAGCCGGTGAACGGGCTCGACCCCGAAGGCATCCGCTGGGTCCGCGAGCTCATGCGCTCACTGGCCGCCGAGGGTCGCGGTGTGCTGGTCTCCAGCCACCTGATGAGCGAGATGGCACAGACCGCCGATCACTTGGTCGTCGTCGGCCGGGGCAAGCTCATCGCCGACACCCCGATGAGCGACTTCATGCGCGCCGCCGGCGGCGGCACGGTCCAGGTCCGGGTCGACGACCCGGGCGCCCTGGCGCTCCGGCTCACCGCCGCGGGCGCGACCGTGCGGAACGGGCTCGAGTCCTCGCTGGTGGTGTCCGGCGTGACGGCCGGGGAGATCGGCGCGGCCGCGGCCGGTCTCGGCCTGGTGCTCAGCGAACTCACTCCGCAGCGGGCGTCGCTGGAGGACGCCTTCATGGAACTGACCAGCGACAGCGTCGAGTACCAGGGGGTAGTGGCATGA
- a CDS encoding ABC transporter permease, translated as MNRALQSEWVKFRSLRSSWLTLACLFFVGLGITALSAGNAAAAYADAGASWDPTAHSLTAYIVAQLIVGVLGTLIVTSEYATGLIRSTLAVTPRRHRVLGAKVVIAVLVAVVAGQVLMFAAFLIGQPLIAGQDVPEAGLGDPGVLRAVLAGGVYLALIALLAVGLGAIMRATAGALTALVGIVFLVPALAGIFPTWMQDLFAIWPTLGGAAALSTVADPDFPHPWWNLAGMGAAIVGVLAVAFLVVRRRDV; from the coding sequence ATGAACCGCGCGCTGCAGTCGGAGTGGGTCAAGTTCCGTAGTCTGCGCTCCAGCTGGCTGACGCTGGCGTGCCTCTTCTTCGTCGGTCTCGGCATCACCGCCCTGTCCGCGGGCAACGCGGCAGCGGCGTACGCGGACGCCGGCGCGTCGTGGGACCCGACTGCCCACAGCCTCACCGCCTATATCGTCGCCCAGCTGATCGTCGGGGTACTGGGCACGCTGATCGTGACGTCGGAGTACGCCACCGGTCTGATCCGCTCGACGTTGGCCGTCACACCGCGCCGCCACCGCGTGCTGGGAGCCAAGGTGGTGATCGCCGTTCTCGTGGCCGTGGTGGCAGGCCAGGTGCTGATGTTCGCGGCCTTCCTCATCGGACAACCGCTGATCGCCGGTCAGGACGTACCGGAGGCAGGGCTCGGAGACCCCGGCGTGCTGCGCGCCGTGCTGGCCGGTGGGGTCTACCTCGCCCTGATCGCGTTGTTGGCCGTCGGGCTCGGCGCGATCATGCGGGCCACGGCGGGCGCGCTCACGGCCCTGGTGGGCATCGTCTTCCTGGTTCCCGCCCTGGCGGGCATCTTCCCGACGTGGATGCAGGACCTGTTCGCGATCTGGCCGACGCTCGGCGGGGCGGCCGCGCTGAGCACCGTCGCGGATCCGGACTTCCCCCACCCGTGGTGGAACCTGGCCGGTATGGGCGCCGCGATCGTCGGGGTGCTGGCCGTCGCCTTCCTGGTCGTGCGACGTCGCGACGTGTGA
- a CDS encoding HdeD family acid-resistance protein encodes MLETLSRQWWAVALRGVAAVLFGVLALVWPEITVFALVIAFGAYALVDGVFTLITAFGDQTGERSGDRDGRRTPGRRAWLLARGIAGVLAGVIALIWPGITALALLWVIAVWAVVTGLLEIVAAFHLRKEMRREWLLALSGALSVLFGVLLIVWPTAGVLTLVVLIGVAAIAFGVTLLMLGLRLRQMGRPDPAATGHHRRPATT; translated from the coding sequence ATGTTGGAGACACTCAGCCGTCAGTGGTGGGCGGTGGCGCTGCGTGGCGTCGCCGCGGTCTTGTTCGGTGTGCTCGCCCTCGTCTGGCCCGAAATCACCGTCTTCGCGTTGGTCATCGCCTTCGGCGCCTACGCGCTGGTCGACGGCGTGTTCACTCTGATCACCGCGTTCGGCGACCAGACCGGCGAGCGGAGCGGCGACCGGGACGGGCGCCGCACACCTGGCCGCCGCGCCTGGCTCCTCGCCCGCGGCATCGCCGGCGTCTTGGCCGGCGTCATCGCGCTCATCTGGCCCGGGATCACCGCCCTCGCGCTGCTCTGGGTGATCGCTGTCTGGGCCGTCGTGACCGGCCTGCTGGAAATCGTCGCCGCGTTCCACCTCCGCAAAGAGATGCGACGCGAATGGCTGCTTGCCCTCAGCGGCGCGTTGTCCGTGCTGTTCGGCGTTCTGCTGATCGTCTGGCCGACCGCCGGAGTCCTGACCCTGGTCGTCCTGATCGGTGTCGCTGCCATCGCGTTCGGCGTCACGCTGCTGATGCTCGGTCTACGTCTGCGCCAGATGGGACGCCCCGATCCGGCAGCGACGGGCCACCACCGTCGACCCGCCACCACCTGA
- a CDS encoding FAD-dependent oxidoreductase, with product MNTDQEQLAETPDIGGAYPRLSDEQIDLLSRRGEQRSVEPGDVLVAEGQRDRDFFVVLSGQVAVIEGYDSPKARPVRVHGPRRFLDELGLLTGQPSFVSMVAQEPGRVLAVPLPGLHELVREQPDLGNLILRSFLARRELLIGSIAGFKIVGSRFSPDTRRLRELAARNRVPHTWIDLEEDPGAEELLRRLAISATETPVVIWRDEVWRNPSSADLARLAGLRRSVPNNAMCDVVVVGAGPAGLAAAVYGASEGLATVVLDAVATGGQAGTSSRIENYLGFPAGISGAELADRAVVQAKKFGADLNVPVKAVRLRWHDSDQIVHLDDGTQLRTRTVVIATGAQYRKLDVPRLAEFEGTSVYYAATFMEAVFCERQPVTIVGGGNSAGQAAVFLARHAAEVRLIIRHDDLNRDMSRYLVDQIERLPNVGVLRHTEITELIGDDGRLRVLGLRDIRTGERQEIPTMLLFVFIGAQPCTDWLASSVDLDERGYVLTGAQVHTDAPQPVTLETSRPGVLAVGDVRSGSIKRVASAVGEGSMAVRLIHDHLARFGPAADRQRSST from the coding sequence ATGAACACGGACCAGGAGCAGCTCGCCGAGACACCGGACATCGGTGGGGCCTATCCTCGCCTCTCCGACGAGCAGATCGACCTGCTGAGCCGGCGTGGCGAACAACGGTCGGTCGAGCCCGGTGACGTGCTGGTCGCCGAAGGCCAACGGGACCGCGACTTTTTTGTCGTGCTCTCCGGCCAGGTCGCGGTGATCGAGGGGTACGACTCTCCGAAAGCCCGGCCGGTCCGCGTGCACGGCCCGCGCCGGTTTCTCGACGAACTCGGCCTTCTCACCGGTCAGCCGTCCTTCGTCTCGATGGTCGCGCAGGAACCGGGGCGGGTTCTCGCGGTCCCCCTGCCCGGGTTGCACGAACTGGTCCGGGAGCAGCCCGACCTCGGGAACCTGATCCTGCGCAGTTTCCTCGCCCGCCGCGAACTGCTGATCGGCAGCATCGCCGGCTTCAAGATCGTCGGTTCGCGGTTCAGCCCGGACACCCGCCGCCTGCGCGAACTCGCCGCCCGTAACCGGGTGCCCCATACCTGGATCGACCTGGAAGAGGATCCGGGGGCCGAGGAGCTGTTGCGCCGGCTGGCCATCAGCGCGACGGAGACGCCGGTGGTGATCTGGCGCGACGAGGTGTGGCGCAACCCCTCGAGCGCGGACCTGGCCCGCCTCGCGGGCCTGCGACGTTCCGTCCCGAACAATGCGATGTGCGACGTCGTCGTGGTCGGCGCGGGCCCGGCCGGCCTCGCCGCCGCCGTGTACGGCGCGTCCGAAGGACTCGCGACGGTCGTCCTCGACGCGGTGGCCACCGGTGGGCAGGCCGGCACGTCCTCTCGGATCGAGAACTACCTGGGTTTTCCGGCCGGCATCTCGGGCGCCGAACTGGCCGACCGCGCCGTGGTGCAGGCGAAGAAGTTCGGCGCCGACCTCAACGTTCCGGTCAAGGCGGTACGGCTCCGGTGGCACGACAGCGACCAGATCGTGCACCTCGACGATGGGACACAGCTGCGGACCCGGACGGTGGTGATCGCCACCGGTGCGCAGTACCGGAAGCTCGACGTGCCCCGTCTCGCGGAGTTCGAGGGCACCAGCGTGTACTACGCCGCCACGTTCATGGAGGCGGTCTTCTGCGAGCGGCAGCCGGTGACGATCGTCGGTGGCGGCAACTCGGCCGGCCAGGCCGCGGTCTTCCTCGCCCGGCACGCCGCGGAGGTGCGGCTGATCATCCGGCACGACGATCTGAACCGCGACATGTCCCGATACCTGGTGGACCAGATCGAGCGACTGCCCAACGTGGGAGTGCTGCGCCACACGGAGATCACCGAGTTGATCGGCGACGACGGGCGGCTGCGGGTGCTCGGCCTGCGCGACATCAGGACCGGTGAGCGACAGGAGATCCCGACGATGCTGTTGTTCGTCTTCATCGGGGCGCAGCCGTGCACCGACTGGCTGGCGTCCAGCGTCGATCTGGACGAGCGCGGTTACGTGCTGACCGGAGCGCAGGTGCACACCGACGCACCACAGCCGGTGACGCTCGAGACCAGCCGCCCCGGCGTCCTGGCCGTGGGTGACGTCCGCAGCGGCTCGATCAAGCGGGTCGCGTCCGCGGTCGGCGAGGGGTCCATGGCCGTCCGCCTGATCCACGACCATCTGGCCAGGTTCGGACCTGCTGCCGACCGGCAGCGGTCCTCTACATGA
- the trxA gene encoding thioredoxin, protein MIECPNCGRKNRVPAAAEGSPRCGNCHQPLPWIAEAGDDDFTDVAERGKLPVLVDMWATWCGPCRQVSPALEQVARDLAGRVKLVKVDVDKAPKVSERFTIQAVPTLILLRDGTVIARRAGAAPASALRSWLDDALRSPA, encoded by the coding sequence GTGATCGAATGCCCGAACTGTGGACGCAAGAACCGGGTGCCCGCGGCCGCTGAGGGGAGCCCGCGATGCGGCAACTGTCATCAACCACTGCCCTGGATCGCCGAGGCCGGTGATGACGATTTCACCGACGTGGCCGAGCGGGGCAAGCTCCCGGTGCTGGTGGACATGTGGGCGACCTGGTGCGGCCCGTGCCGTCAGGTCAGCCCCGCACTGGAGCAAGTGGCCCGCGATCTGGCCGGCCGGGTCAAACTGGTCAAGGTCGACGTGGACAAGGCACCGAAGGTGTCGGAGCGGTTCACGATCCAGGCCGTCCCCACGCTGATCCTGTTGCGGGACGGCACGGTGATCGCCCGGCGAGCCGGCGCCGCACCCGCATCGGCGCTACGCAGCTGGCTGGACGACGCCTTGCGGAGCCCGGCATGA
- the clpB gene encoding ATP-dependent chaperone ClpB: protein MDLNRLTQKSQEAVHDAQTKALRFGHTEVDVEHLLLALIEQPEGLVPRLLSATGVDPGELQEKVEAELGRRPRVSGPGAAPGQVFVTQRLSRLFDAAEREAKRLKDEYVSVEHLVVAMLHEGPSSTAGRLLSEAGLTRNGFLQELTKIRGNQRVTSAMPEVAYEALAKYGRDLVADAAGGILDPVIGRDGEIRRVVQILSRKSKNNPVLIGEPGVGKTAIVGGLAQRITTGDVPDGLRDKVVFALDMSSLVAGAKYRGEFEERLKAVLSEVKAAEGRILLFIDELHTIVGAGGGSEGAMDAGNMLKPMLARGELHMIGATTLDEYRKHIEKDAALERRFQPVLVEEPTEEDAISILRGLRERLEVFHGVKIQDAASVAAVVLSRRYISDRFLPDKAIDLVDEACAMLRTEIDSMPAELDELSRRLIRLEIEEAALSKEEDSASLARLDQLRKELADLRAQVDALRAQWDAERQALRRVQELRREIEQLRHAAEQAERDYDLSRAAELRHGKLPELERRLQAEEQRLAAKQSGHRLLREVVTEAEIAGIVSRWTGIPVSRLTEGERRKLLRLDEILHERVIGQDEAVQLVTDAIIRARSGIKNPRRPIGSFVFLGPTGVGKTELARTLAAALFDTEDNMVRIDMSEYQERHTTSRLVGAPPGYVGYEEGGQLTEAVRRKPYSVVLFDEIEKAHADVFNTLLQVLDDGRLTDAQGRTVDFRNTVIIMTSNIGSQYLLEGISDAGEIKPEGRELVMGELRRHFRPEFLNRVDDIVLFKPLTQPEIERIVNLMFDELRERLNARWMTLEVTEEAQRFIARQGFDPVYGARPLRRFIAREVETRIGRALLAGDAGDGAVIRVDVIDGELTVAHGNPTEE from the coding sequence GTGGACCTGAACCGCCTGACCCAGAAGTCGCAGGAGGCCGTGCACGACGCCCAGACCAAGGCACTGCGGTTCGGTCACACCGAGGTCGACGTCGAGCACCTGCTGCTCGCCCTGATCGAACAGCCCGAGGGGCTGGTGCCCAGGCTGCTCTCGGCGACGGGTGTCGACCCGGGCGAACTGCAAGAGAAGGTGGAGGCGGAACTGGGCCGGCGTCCCCGGGTCAGCGGACCTGGTGCTGCCCCCGGCCAGGTCTTCGTCACCCAGCGCCTGTCCCGGCTGTTCGATGCCGCCGAGCGCGAGGCGAAGCGACTCAAGGACGAGTACGTCTCGGTCGAGCATCTGGTCGTCGCGATGCTTCACGAAGGACCGAGCTCCACCGCCGGTCGGCTGCTGAGCGAGGCGGGACTCACCCGGAACGGCTTCCTCCAGGAGCTGACGAAGATCCGCGGGAACCAGCGGGTGACTTCGGCGATGCCGGAGGTCGCCTACGAGGCGCTGGCCAAGTACGGCCGCGACCTGGTCGCCGACGCTGCCGGAGGCATCCTGGACCCGGTCATCGGACGCGACGGCGAGATCCGCCGGGTGGTCCAGATCCTCTCCCGCAAGTCGAAGAACAACCCGGTGCTCATCGGTGAACCAGGCGTCGGGAAGACCGCCATCGTGGGGGGCCTGGCCCAGCGGATCACCACCGGCGACGTACCCGACGGACTGCGGGACAAGGTGGTGTTCGCCCTGGACATGAGTTCCCTGGTGGCGGGGGCCAAGTACCGCGGCGAGTTCGAGGAACGGCTCAAGGCCGTGTTGTCCGAGGTGAAGGCGGCCGAGGGACGGATCTTGCTGTTCATCGACGAGCTGCACACGATCGTCGGCGCCGGGGGCGGCTCCGAGGGCGCCATGGACGCCGGCAACATGCTCAAACCGATGCTCGCCCGCGGTGAACTGCACATGATCGGCGCGACGACGCTCGACGAGTACCGCAAGCACATCGAGAAGGACGCGGCGCTGGAGCGCCGCTTCCAGCCGGTGCTCGTGGAGGAGCCGACGGAGGAGGACGCCATCTCGATCCTCCGCGGGCTGCGGGAGCGCCTGGAGGTCTTCCACGGCGTGAAGATCCAGGACGCGGCGTCGGTCGCCGCGGTGGTCCTCAGCCGCCGGTACATCTCCGACCGATTCCTGCCGGACAAGGCCATCGACCTGGTCGACGAAGCGTGCGCCATGCTGCGGACCGAGATCGACTCGATGCCGGCCGAACTCGACGAGCTCAGCCGACGCCTGATCCGACTCGAGATCGAAGAAGCGGCGCTGTCCAAGGAGGAGGATTCCGCCAGCCTGGCCCGGCTCGACCAGCTCCGCAAGGAACTCGCAGACCTCCGCGCCCAGGTGGACGCGCTGCGCGCCCAGTGGGACGCCGAACGGCAGGCCCTGAGAAGGGTTCAGGAGCTGCGCCGGGAGATCGAACAGCTCCGGCACGCGGCGGAACAGGCGGAACGCGACTACGACCTCAGCCGGGCCGCCGAGTTGCGGCACGGCAAGCTCCCGGAGCTGGAACGCCGTCTGCAGGCCGAGGAACAGCGGCTCGCCGCGAAGCAGAGTGGCCACCGGCTGCTCCGCGAGGTCGTCACCGAGGCCGAGATCGCCGGCATCGTCTCCCGGTGGACCGGCATCCCGGTCAGCCGGCTGACCGAGGGCGAACGCCGGAAGCTGCTGCGTCTGGACGAGATCCTGCACGAACGGGTGATCGGCCAGGACGAGGCCGTGCAACTGGTCACCGACGCGATCATCCGCGCCCGGTCCGGCATCAAGAACCCGCGCCGGCCGATCGGCTCGTTCGTTTTCCTCGGTCCCACCGGCGTCGGCAAGACCGAGCTGGCGCGGACGCTGGCGGCGGCTCTGTTCGACACCGAGGACAACATGGTCCGGATCGACATGAGCGAGTACCAGGAACGGCACACCACGAGCCGGCTGGTCGGGGCGCCGCCCGGATATGTCGGTTACGAGGAGGGCGGACAGCTGACCGAGGCGGTCCGGCGTAAGCCGTATTCGGTGGTGCTCTTCGACGAGATCGAGAAGGCGCACGCGGACGTGTTCAACACGCTGCTGCAGGTGCTCGACGACGGACGTCTCACCGATGCGCAGGGCCGCACCGTCGACTTCCGCAACACGGTGATCATCATGACCTCGAACATCGGCTCCCAGTACCTGCTCGAGGGCATCTCCGACGCCGGTGAGATCAAGCCCGAGGGCCGCGAGCTGGTCATGGGCGAGCTCCGGCGGCACTTCCGGCCCGAATTCCTCAACCGCGTCGACGACATCGTGCTGTTCAAGCCGCTCACCCAGCCGGAGATCGAGCGCATCGTCAACCTGATGTTCGACGAGCTGCGCGAGCGGCTGAACGCGCGCTGGATGACGCTGGAGGTCACCGAGGAAGCACAGCGGTTCATCGCCCGCCAGGGCTTCGATCCGGTGTACGGCGCCCGGCCGCTGCGCCGCTTCATCGCACGCGAGGTCGAGACCCGGATCGGACGTGCGCTGCTCGCCGGGGACGCCGGCGACGGCGCGGTGATCAGGGTGGACGTGATCGACGGCGAGCTGACCGTCGCCCACGGGAACCCCACGGAGGAGTGA